The genomic stretch ACCACCTTGGCCACCAGCGCCCCGGGCTCCGCCGAGCGCGGCGCCAGCTCCACGCCCGCCCAGCCCGCGCCCGGcgccggcgccggcggcgggtACAGCACCTGCGGCGCGTTGTCGTTCTCGTCCACGATCACGAGCCGCACCGACACGTTGCTGCTCAGCGCCGGCGCGCCGCCGTCCTCCGcccgcacccacagccccacctcGCGCACCTCCTCGTAGTCGAAGGAGCGCAGCGCGTACAGCGCGCCCGTCTCCGCCTGCACCGACACGTAGGACGAGAGCGGCGCGCCCCGCACCCGCCCCTCCGACAGCCGGTACCGCACGCGCGCGTTCTGCCCCCAGTCCGCGTCCGCCGCCCGCACCGTCAGCACCAGCGCGCCCGCCGCGTTGTTCTCGGGCAGCCGGGCGCTGTAGCGCGCCTCCGCGAACACCGGCGCGTTGTCGTTCACGTCCAGCACCCGCAGCGCCAGCACCGCGCTGCTCCACAGCGCCGGCGACCCGCCGTCCGCCGCCCGCACCGTCACGTTGTACTCCGCCACCTCCTCCCGGTCCAGCTCCCTCGCCGTCACCACGCGGTAGTAGTCCTCGAAGGACTTCTCCAGCCGGAACGGGAGGCGCTCGGCGATGCTGCACCGCACCTCGCCGTTCGCCCCCGAGTCGCGGTCCTGCACGTGCAGCAGGGCCACCACCGTCCCCGCCGGGGCGTCCTCAGAGATCGCGCTCACCGACGACCGCACCGAAATCTGCGGCGCGTTGTCGTTGACGTCTGTCACCGTGATCGAGACTTTCGCCGTGTCGGAAAGACCCCCGCCGTCCCGTGCCTGCACCTCCAGTTCGTACGAGTCGCCTTCCTCGAAGTCCAAGCTCCGCAGCAGCGTGATCGCTCCCGTCTCGCTGTCCAGCTGGAAAATCTGCGAGGCTTTAAGGGAAGGGGTTTGAAATGTATATCTGACTTCGCCGTTCAGCCCGTCGTCGGCGTCGGTGGCCGTGAGGGTGACGAGGGCGGAGCCCACGGGCACGTCCTCCGGCACACGCACCGCGTACTCCGCCTGGCTGAACACGGGCGCGTTGTCGTTCGCGTCCAGCACCGCCACGCGGATCCGCGCCGTGCCCGTGCGCGCCGGCTCTCCGCCGTCGCTCGCCCTCAGCACCAGCTCGTGAAACGCCGCCTCCTCCCGGTCCAGCGCCTTCGCCACCACCAGCTCGGGACGCTCATCCCCGCCGGGGCCCGCCTGCACGGCCAGCGAGAAGTGCTCGTCGCCGCTCAGCTCGTAGCTCTGCAGGGAATTCGGACCCACGTCCGGGTCGTGAGCTCTAGCCAAGGGAAAACGCGACCCCGGCGCTGTCGTCTCGCTCATTCTCTCCTCCAGCACGATTTCCTTGAAGCTGGGCGCGTTGTCGTTAATGTCCGTGATTTCCACTTCGATTCCATAAACCTTCATTTCCCCCTCCACTATCACCTCACACCGCAGCACGCATTGCATTACGCTCTCGCACAGCTGCTCTCTGTCTATCCTCTCCGCCGTCACTAAATGTCCCGTCCTGCCGTGCAGGCTGAAATACTGCGTCCTGCCTTCGGAGACAACGTGGACGCCGCCGTGGCGGAGCGccggcagctccagccccaggtccttGGCCACGTCGCCCACGAACGAGCCCTTCGGCATCTCCTCGGGAACCGAGTACCGCAGCTGCCCCCACGCCGCCTCCCACGCCGCCACCAGGACGCACCACAGCAGGGCTCGCTCCCGCCGGACCCggcgcctccccgccgcgcacatcgccgccgccgcaccgccGGCACCGCACCACCGCCCGCCGATCCACCGATCCGCCGATCCGCCGATCCGCTTCCCGCTCCGGCTGCCGCTCCGGTTCAGGctcgccgctcccgcccgcggCCGACGGACCCTCCGCCTCGCTGCAGCACGGCTCCGCACCGCGGGGACGCTCGCAGAACGCCCGCCCGCCGAGCCAGCCAGCGAGCGAGCGAGTGAGCGAGCGAGCCGGGCCGCAGCGGGcggggctgcctgcagcgctCCGGCCTTCCTCTCGCTCCTCCTCGGTCAACAGCGGCGCCCGCAGCCTCCTCCCGGCACTGCAGGCACCGAACGCTGCCCGGCGCTGCCTACCCGGCCTTGCCCACGGGCAGCTCACGGGGAACGGACCGCCGCCACGCACACATCGGCTCCCGCACAGCGCTCAGCTCCTgccttggcttttttttgtttggtttttttgttgttttttttttttttcctcgaGCCCATCTCTTCTGTTCTGCTCGAGGCAATCACAACCAGGATGAAGGCAGAGGCCTCCCGTGGCCATGGCATTTGTACCGCACGGGAAAAATTACTTGCTACTGGCATAtatggaaagtaaaaaatagttTCTCTTAATATGAATGTACAATATTATTACTCTTATCTCACTCGTCCAAAAGCACAATGCCCATCACGAAGTTTTGCAGCCATCATGCTTGAATGACTCGTACAAggacagcaaaagaaaacaggctCGGAAGGCTCACACGTGACATTCACACCCACCCCCTGGAGAACCAGAAGTATCAGGCTCATTAACCGAAGCAGCAGCAACTTTATATGCTTCAGTCCATACGGAACACGGTCTAAATTAACACTCCACCACTGTTGACAGAGATCAGACATTTGAAGGCTGAAGACGGTGGGGGTCAATCAACTGAAACGGAGAACCTAAGCCCGCCAAGCCCGTACAGCTCCTGAGGAGGTGGGGCTGCTCAGGCACCTGCCACGGGCTCTGGAATTTCTCCCTAGAAGACCTTCCTGGGAACACACTACAGGAGGAGGCTCCCCGCTGCTCGAAAATCATTCTCTCCCACCCAGCCCGGTTTCACACTGTGGGTCACTTGATCACTTCGCCTTGATTTTACTACAACCACCCAGGAGGTGGGAGGCTCCTGCACTGAATCCTCTGCTCGGCTCCCCACAAACTACAGGCAAAATGGCTTTGTGAGTACAGCAAGAAGAAGAACAGGTCCGTCTACTGCCGTGCCTATTCTGTAGCCCACATTAGCAAAAAGGGGAGAGCGGGGAGGGGACGCACGCGACGGCAGCCATACGACAGAATTGATTTTCTCCACGTTTTTCTTACGGTCCTATTTTCCGGATATGCGACTATTCTCAACAGTAGTTTTCAACTGGACGAGAGCAATTGAATTGCATTAAAATGCTGGTACATCTAAAGATACAGCTaatactggaaaaggaaagttaTAGGACTTGAACGTGTGATTTCCCTTCTAAATAGGCCACATAAATTTAGAGTTTGTATGGTTTATAGACATTTACATTGAATCAAGTAATTCGATTAACTTGAAGGAACAGGAAGGGGCTTTGGTTTTCTCAGAAATCACGGTGTAACAGATTGATGCTTGTTAGCAAAGTACTCATCTAATTCTAGAATCTTCGTGTTGGTAGGACACCTTTTCAACAAAATACTGTAGGACAGCAGGAGAAGACAAGTACAGCTGCACACCCTGAGCTGTGCGGACCACAAACGTGCAAATGGAGTTTATTCAAAGGCGCCTAACTGCAGTCATTTTGCGAATCTCTTTGTCATTTTAGATGCGTTCTCAGGATGGGTAGAGGCCTCTCCTGGTAAAACAGGCAGATGCAAAAACTCTTGCAAAAAGTGGCTGAGAGACCGAATTCGTCGGTTCGGTATTCCCCTGTCAACGCGATTGATATACCgcagaaaatggaattttctgcTGAGCGAACCAATGAACTATGTGTAACAGGATCTGGTGGTTGGAGGGAGGAGCTAAGAGAGAAGGAAGTATTTACTCTATCAATTAACGATGAAAAGAACGGATGGCTATAACCTTGAAGGAAGGGGAACTGAGAAACTGATACAAGGGAACATCTTGCCCCACAAGATGGTAATGCCTGACCAACGAACATAAATTTCGGTGGGTCTTTACTAATCATGTAACGGGATAAAGACGCTGTGTTTCCTGTGTgtggtgtgctagctttgtggaattatcACCCAGCACCCATTTCTGCGCagaaatgcattaaataaaCCACCTCTGCTCTCTCTGTATATTGGCGTATTGCACACTGGGTGAACAATCCCGCTTTTGGGACAACACGATCAGCCAGGTCCAAGCGCCTCTCTTTTGGAAAAGGGggtaggaaaagaaagcaggctctgaaatacaaaacgcgatttccttttctttttttttcttttttttttttttcttgagatcCCTTTCTACACCTTCACCTATGTATGAAAGACAGATCAGGAACGGTAAAAATGAGGGAACTATCACCGaggatggggggtggggggtgggggggtggggagaaataACCGCACAGAGAAACAATGCCTGGGCAAATTAACCCATAGCACCTGGGCTACGATTTCTGCAGAAGCCTTCCCCCAAAAGATGGGCGACACTCTCCTCCTTCATCAGGGAGGAACAACCCGTAACTTCTCCTTTCGTGGTGAAAACACGAACGTTCCAGGACGGAAGAATCTCCAACACCAAGCACCAATCCCATTTTCCCGACTGCGTCATGCAGAATCAGCGGGTCTCATTCTACACGGTAGGGACCAGCGTTCACCGTTAAAATGGGCAATAACTGTACAACGAACTCGGAAGAATCATGCCTGCATAAAATTTACCCGTACCATTAATGCTGCCATCTGTGCCGCAGCCTTCCCCCAAAAGATGCGAGGGTACTCGGCAGAAGAGGGGAACATTCACTAGGGAGGCACAACCCGTAACTTCTCCATTCATGGAGCCACACGCACCTTTCCTTTGGGAAACCAACGGGTTGGCATCCAGCTATCAACCAGGTCCAATTACCTTtgggtttgggggaaaaagaaacgATCAGGAAGGTAAAATCTCCAACACCAAGCGTCCACCACATTTTCCATCACGCACAATCGTTAATTTCCGGCCTTCACTGCTACTAACTCATCCGAGAGTTGTGGTCCAAAGCTCTCAGCTGAACCGCAACCTGTCACCACCGAAGAAGCAGGAAGGGCCGCCGGCAGTTGCCTGCTCTGAGTGGAAGGGGCATACCCCGTTCGTTCCTTCCGTCACGGAGACACGGAGCAGCACTCCCCATGCACACCACCCAGGGAAACTCGGGGCAATCGGGACGGAGGTCCAGAAAGGCTCAAGGAAAACAGCGGGAGCGCGCGGGCTTACAGACCTGCGGTGCGTCGGGCTCCGCGGGCGGCTGTCCCGCGCCGGCGCTGCTGCTCGGGCTCCGCTTCCCGCAGGGCTCCCCGCCGAGAAGCTCCTCCGCGGGCAGGctgggcagcggcggcggcggcggcagccaaGCGCCCTCGGCGACGGCGCGGCCCGGCGCCACGCACAGGTTGTAGGAGGAGGGCAAGGTGCCCTCGCAGAAGTCGGCCGGGAAGGCGGCGCCGGCCACGGAGAAGCGCTGCGCGCCCAGGCAGCGCAGGacggcgggcggcccggcccggcgcacCCGCGCCAGCACGGCCAGCGCCACGCTCAGCAGGAACAGGGCGGAGAGGAGCGCCAGCGCCAGCACCAGGTAGAACTGCAGCTCCGCCGGCGAGtcggcgcccgccgcccgctcgcTCAGCTCCGGCAGCGCCTCCTGCAAGCTCTCGGCCAGCACCACGTGCAGCGTGGCCGTGGCCGACAGCGCCGGCTGCCCGTGGTCCTTCACCACGGCCACCAGCCGCTGCTTCGCCGCGTCCCTCTCCGACACGGCCCGCGCCGTCCGCACCTCGCCGCTGTGCAGCCCCACGCGGAACAGCGCCGGCTCCGCCGCCTGCACCAGCTCGTACGACAGCCACGCGTTGCGCCCCGCGTCCGCGTCCACCGCCACCACCTTGGCCACCAGGTACCCGGCCTCGGCCGACCGCGGCACCACCTCGAACGGCGCCGAccccgcgcccgcgcccgcgcccgcgcccgccgccggccacAGCACCCGCGGCGCGTTGTCGTTGCGGTCCAGCACGAAGACGCGCACCGTCGCCGTCGAGCTCCGCGCCGGCGCCCCGCCGTCCTGCGCCCGCACCGCCACCGCGAACTCGCGGCACTGCTCGTAGTCGAAGGACCGCTGCGCGTAcaccgcgccgctccgcgcctcCACCGACACGTAcggcgccgcgcccgccgcgcccgcgctgccgcccgccagCCAGTAGCTCACGCGCCCGTTGGCGCCCGCGTCCGCGTCCCGCGCGCGCACGCGCAGCACCGGCGCGCCCGCCGCGTTGTTCTCCGCCACGTAGGCGCTGTAGGCGGCCTCCTCGAACACCGGCGCGTTGTCGTTCACGTCCGACACCTCCAGCACCAGCGCCGCGCGGCTCGAGAGCGCCGGGATGCCCCGGTCTCTGGCCACCACCGTCACCCGGTGCTCGGGCGCCCGCTCCCGGTCCAGCGCGCTCGCCGTCACCACCTTGTACGAGCCGCCCGACGACGCCACGATCGACAGCGGCGCCTCGCCCGACAGCTCGCACGACACCTGACCGTTCTCCCCGGAGTCCGGGTCGTTCACGTTCACCAGGGCCACCACCGTGCCGGCCGGCGCGTCCTCGGGCACCGGGCTCGACACCGACAACATCGTGATTTCGGGCGCGTTGTCGTTCTCGTCCGTGATGTCTATCTGCACTTCGCAGTGAGCCGTGAGCCCGCCGCCGTCCCTCGCCTCCAGGCCGAAGCTGTATTTGCTCCTCTCCTCGAAATCGAGGGGCCCCGCCGTCCTCACCTCGCCGCTCTCGCTGTCGACGCTGAACAACGCGCGGACGCCGTCCGGGACGTTGCCGAAGGAGTAGGACACTCGCCCGTTGGAGCCCGCGTCCGCGTCCGTGGCTCGCACCCGCAGCACCAGCGACCCCGCCGGCAGATTCTCCCGCACTCGCGCCTCGTAGACGCTTTTACTGAACGCGGGCGCGTTGTCGTTGGCGTCCGTCACGTTGACGCGAAGCTGGACAGTCCCGGACCTCACGGGCTCCCCGCCATCCACCGCCGTCAGCACCAGCTGAAAGGAGCTCTGCTTCTCACGGTCCAACGCCCGCTCCAGCACTAATTCCGGCTGCTTCTTTCCACCCGGGCTCTCCTTCACGGCCAGACTGAAGGACGGGTTGCTGGTGA from Pelecanus crispus isolate bPelCri1 chromosome 8, bPelCri1.pri, whole genome shotgun sequence encodes the following:
- the LOC142594173 gene encoding protocadherin gamma-B5-like, producing MAGRQRQRQRRRRAAGRVLLPALLLCLCCRAAPERIRYAIPEELGRGSLVGPLARDLGLSPADLPARKLRVASAANRPLKYFTVSGESGNLYVSERLDREEMCGDSASCSVSFEALVQNPLNVFHVDVAIQDVNDNAPRFLQDNFHLEINELTTPGARFALGMAEDADVGSNSLLTYQLTSNPSFSLAVKESPGGKKQPELVLERALDREKQSSFQLVLTAVDGGEPVRSGTVQLRVNVTDANDNAPAFSKSVYEARVRENLPAGSLVLRVRATDADAGSNGRVSYSFGNVPDGVRALFSVDSESGEVRTAGPLDFEERSKYSFGLEARDGGGLTAHCEVQIDITDENDNAPEITMLSVSSPVPEDAPAGTVVALVNVNDPDSGENGQVSCELSGEAPLSIVASSGGSYKVVTASALDRERAPEHRVTVVARDRGIPALSSRAALVLEVSDVNDNAPVFEEAAYSAYVAENNAAGAPVLRVRARDADAGANGRVSYWLAGGSAGAAGAAPYVSVEARSGAVYAQRSFDYEQCREFAVAVRAQDGGAPARSSTATVRVFVLDRNDNAPRVLWPAAGAGAGAGAGSAPFEVVPRSAEAGYLVAKVVAVDADAGRNAWLSYELVQAAEPALFRVGLHSGEVRTARAVSERDAAKQRLVAVVKDHGQPALSATATLHVVLAESLQEALPELSERAAGADSPAELQFYLVLALALLSALFLLSVALAVLARVRRAGPPAVLRCLGAQRFSVAGAAFPADFCEGTLPSSYNLCVAPGRAVAEGAWLPPPPPLPSLPAEELLGGEPCGKRSPSSSAGAGQPPAEPDAPQVCKPARSRCFP